Proteins co-encoded in one Streptococcus ruminicola genomic window:
- the rpsN gene encoding 30S ribosomal protein S14 translates to MAKKSKIARYNKQLKLIEQYADLRRELKAKGDYEALRKLPRDSNPNRLKNRDRIDGRPHAYMRKFGMSRINFRNLAHEGKIPGVTKASW, encoded by the coding sequence ATGGCTAAAAAATCAAAAATTGCTAGATACAATAAACAATTAAAACTCATTGAACAATACGCAGACTTGCGTCGCGAACTAAAAGCTAAAGGTGATTACGAAGCCCTTCGTAAATTACCACGCGACTCAAATCCAAATCGCTTGAAAAACCGTGACCGCATTGACGGTCGTCCTCATGCTTACATGCGAAAATTTGGCATGAGCCGTATCAACTTCCGTAATCTTGCTCACGAAGGAAAAATCCCAGGGGTCACAAAAGCCAGCTGGTAA
- a CDS encoding GNAT family N-acetyltransferase: MEIRIFEPKFNQSVKEMILDIQQNEFLLPITLSDQPDLLDIERSYQNKGGQFWVAVDSSSGHLIGCLGLVALRDGNVALKKMFVAKPYRKLGLGKKLLEEFITYCYENSKKAIFLGTTSDFEAAQYFYQKSGFKEITSADLPEDFPRLTVDNRYYTYYIN, translated from the coding sequence ATGGAAATCAGAATTTTTGAGCCAAAATTTAATCAGTCAGTAAAAGAGATGATTTTAGATATTCAACAAAATGAATTTCTACTTCCAATCACGCTATCTGATCAACCTGATTTATTGGATATTGAACGTTCATACCAAAATAAAGGTGGACAGTTTTGGGTGGCTGTGGATAGCAGCAGTGGTCATTTAATTGGATGTCTTGGTTTAGTTGCACTTAGAGATGGGAATGTTGCTTTAAAGAAAATGTTTGTTGCAAAACCTTATCGAAAATTAGGTTTAGGGAAAAAGTTATTAGAAGAATTTATTACTTATTGTTATGAAAATAGTAAAAAGGCGATATTTCTTGGAACAACATCAGATTTTGAAGCTGCTCAATATTTTTATCAAAAATCTGGATTTAAAGAAATTACTTCGGCAGATTTACCTGAAGATTTTCCACGTTTAACTGTGGATAACCGTTATTACACTTATTACATTAACTAA
- a CDS encoding NAD(P)/FAD-dependent oxidoreductase, giving the protein MKQYDTIIIGGGPAGMMAAISSSYYGYKTLLIEKNKRLGKKLAGTGGGRCNVTNNGTIDDLMEGIPGNGRFLYSVFSQFDNHDIMRFFEENGVALKVEDHGRVFPKTDKSKTIIDALARKISELGGTVLTNTEVVSVKKIDNLFHIKSASDEFVCEKLIVTTGGKAYPSTGSTGFGYEIARHFKLNLTELEAAESPLLTDFPHKELQGISLSDISLSYGKHHITHDLLFTHFGLSGPAALRMSSFIKGGETITLDVIPNISTEDLLAFLEEHREKSLKNTLKMLVPERLANFFAQPFPEKVKQLTPNQEKELVDKIKALPIKVTGKMSLAKSFVTKGGVDLKEINPKTLESKQVPGLHFAGEVLDINAHTGGFNITVALCTGWVAGSLHY; this is encoded by the coding sequence ATGAAACAATACGATACAATTATCATCGGCGGGGGACCTGCTGGAATGATGGCTGCTATTTCCAGCAGCTATTATGGCTACAAAACATTACTGATTGAAAAAAATAAACGCCTCGGCAAAAAATTAGCTGGTACAGGTGGCGGTCGTTGTAACGTCACAAATAACGGTACTATCGATGACCTGATGGAAGGCATCCCTGGCAATGGACGTTTTCTTTACAGTGTCTTTTCTCAATTTGATAACCATGATATTATGCGCTTCTTTGAAGAAAATGGCGTTGCTTTAAAAGTTGAAGACCATGGGCGCGTCTTCCCAAAAACTGATAAATCCAAAACAATCATCGATGCTCTAGCACGTAAAATTAGCGAACTCGGTGGTACAGTCTTAACAAATACCGAAGTCGTTTCTGTGAAAAAAATCGATAACCTTTTCCACATCAAATCTGCTTCAGATGAGTTTGTCTGTGAAAAACTCATTGTCACAACTGGTGGGAAAGCTTATCCATCAACTGGTTCGACTGGATTTGGCTATGAAATTGCTCGTCACTTCAAGTTAAACTTAACCGAACTTGAAGCAGCAGAAAGTCCTTTATTAACAGATTTTCCACACAAGGAACTTCAGGGAATTTCTCTGAGCGATATCAGCCTATCTTATGGGAAACATCACATTACACACGATTTACTCTTTACCCACTTTGGACTATCTGGACCCGCTGCGCTTCGCATGTCTAGTTTTATTAAAGGTGGAGAAACTATCACACTCGATGTTATCCCCAATATATCCACAGAAGATCTTCTTGCATTTTTAGAAGAACATCGTGAAAAATCACTTAAGAATACTCTTAAAATGCTTGTCCCTGAGCGCTTAGCAAACTTTTTTGCTCAGCCATTTCCTGAAAAAGTCAAACAACTGACCCCAAATCAAGAAAAAGAGCTTGTGGATAAGATAAAAGCTTTACCAATCAAGGTCACTGGAAAAATGTCTCTCGCAAAATCCTTTGTAACCAAAGGCGGCGTTGACTTAAAAGAAATCAATCCTAAAACTCTTGAAAGCAAGCAAGTTCCAGGCTTGCACTTTGCTGGCGAAGTCCTTGATATCAATGCCCACACAGGTGGTTTTAATATCACGGTTGCCTTGTGCACAGGCTGGGTTGCTGGAAGTTTACATTATTAA
- a CDS encoding MarR family winged helix-turn-helix transcriptional regulator has product MFKIIRTIGAITRTIQIDSNNHFKEFGLNNNLYIYIIRICEQPGMFLGELADNVQIDRTTAFRTIKKIVKLGYFELKKDAVNQKIKRVYPTEKAMDIYPQLHEYEQQQSDLLLSNLSTDEVAQLEKLMAKLNY; this is encoded by the coding sequence ATGTTTAAAATCATTCGTACTATTGGTGCCATTACGCGTACTATTCAAATAGATTCTAACAATCACTTTAAAGAATTTGGCTTAAATAATAACCTTTATATCTATATCATTCGTATCTGTGAACAACCTGGTATGTTTTTAGGGGAATTAGCTGATAATGTCCAAATTGATCGCACAACAGCCTTTAGAACCATCAAAAAAATTGTTAAGCTTGGCTATTTTGAATTAAAGAAAGATGCTGTTAACCAGAAAATCAAACGTGTTTATCCAACAGAAAAAGCCATGGACATTTATCCACAGCTTCATGAATATGAACAGCAACAATCTGATTTGCTATTATCAAACTTATCCACAGATGAAGTTGCTCAGCTCGAAAAACTCATGGCAAAATTAAACTACTAA
- a CDS encoding 3'-5' exonuclease, which yields MEKLSEYISFDLEFNTVAEISHIIQVSAVKFRDGVEVDNFDTYVYTDVPLQSFINGLTGITSEKIAKAPKLDKVLADFKDFVGKTALVGYNALKSDLPLLAENDLDLTDLYKVDLYDEAYERRSSDLNGIANLKLTSVADFLGISGHGHNSLEDARMTALVYEKFMEFDENKSYLTQQEEEHGDNPFAALGGFFD from the coding sequence ATGGAAAAGCTATCTGAGTATATTTCCTTTGACTTGGAATTTAATACTGTTGCTGAGATCAGTCACATCATTCAGGTTTCTGCTGTAAAATTTCGAGATGGTGTAGAAGTTGACAACTTTGACACTTACGTTTACACAGATGTTCCTTTACAATCTTTTATTAATGGCTTAACAGGTATTACATCTGAAAAAATTGCTAAGGCGCCAAAATTAGATAAAGTCTTGGCTGATTTTAAAGATTTTGTTGGGAAAACAGCTCTCGTTGGCTACAATGCCTTGAAATCAGACCTTCCTTTGTTAGCTGAAAATGATTTAGACTTGACAGATCTTTACAAGGTTGATCTTTATGATGAAGCTTATGAACGTCGTAGCTCAGATTTAAATGGTATTGCTAATCTTAAATTAACAAGTGTTGCTGACTTTTTAGGAATATCTGGTCACGGGCATAATTCTTTGGAAGATGCTCGCATGACAGCACTAGTTTATGAGAAATTCATGGAATTTGATGAGAATAAATCTTACTTGACTCAACAAGAAGAAGAGCATGGTGACAATCCATTTGCTGCTTTGGGTGGCTTTTTCGATTAA
- a CDS encoding DUF536 domain-containing protein: MAIEKTVSEIAEILGVSRQAVNNRVKNLPEEDVDKNEKGVTVVNRSGLIKLEEIYKKTIFEDDPIDEETKQRELLEILVDEKNTEITRLYEQLKAKDKQLASKDEQLRVKDVQIGEKDKQLDQQQQLTLAAMEDSKRLQLELNEAKAEFEEIQTKTEEAIQEQEEQAATPKGLFARLFGKK; this comes from the coding sequence ATGGCAATCGAGAAAACAGTTAGTGAAATTGCTGAGATTCTAGGAGTTAGCCGCCAAGCGGTTAATAATCGTGTTAAGAATCTCCCAGAAGAAGATGTAGATAAAAATGAAAAAGGTGTTACAGTAGTTAATCGTAGCGGCTTGATCAAATTAGAGGAAATCTATAAAAAAACTATTTTTGAAGATGATCCAATTGACGAAGAAACAAAACAACGTGAACTTTTGGAAATTTTAGTTGATGAAAAAAATACAGAGATTACACGTCTCTATGAACAGCTAAAAGCTAAGGACAAACAATTGGCTTCAAAAGATGAACAACTTCGAGTGAAAGATGTTCAAATCGGTGAGAAAGACAAGCAACTAGATCAACAACAACAATTGACACTAGCTGCTATGGAAGATAGCAAACGTCTTCAACTTGAACTTAATGAAGCTAAGGCTGAGTTTGAAGAAATTCAAACAAAAACAGAAGAAGCTATTCAAGAGCAAGAAGAACAAGCAGCCACTCCGAAAGGATTATTTGCTCGTCTCTTTGGTAAAAAATAG